The nucleotide sequence TAATAATAATAAAGGAAGCAATTCCTCTTATAAGTAAACCCTTGTCGCCAACTTTATCTGCAAGAAAATCAGACACTGTATATGAACCTAATTCACCTGATTCCTTGCGAAGTTTTTTAACTACTAAGACGGCATTCAAGAAATAACCAAAGAGACAACCAAGAGCAGCCCAGAAAGCCCTCATGCCATGGATATAACCATACCCAGAAAGACCAAGCATAACCCATGCACTCTCAGCTGAAGCAGAGGCAGATATTGCAGTTACAAGAGCACCTAAACTTTTACCTGCAGTGATGAAATCTTCGAACTTTTTTGAAAACTTAAGATCTGCAATGTATCCAATTACGATTAGAACTATCAGGTAAAGAATAAAAACTATCAATACTATAAGGTTATTCATCTGCCTCCTCCTTTAAATAGGATATTAGAATGACGGTCCACATTATGAGAGCTGGAAGGAAAAACACGATCAAAAAATTGACAATGTGTTTTGAAACCATAGAGACCTCCTTTTTATCCAAGTTTCAAAGGTCTGCCAAACAAGAAGCCCTGCATAAACTCAATGCCAAGTTTTACAGCAAACTCGTAATCCTTATTATTTTCTACACCCTCTACTATCAATTTAGAGTTTATTTTCTTAGAAAAATCGAAAATTGTTTTCAGTAGCTCCTGTTTTACTGGGTCCTTATGAATATTTTTAAACAACACCCTATCATATTTAATGTAATGCGGACTCAAAGAGGCGACCCTTTCAAGAGTTGAATACCCCGTGCCTACATCATCTACTGCTATCTCAAAGCCTATTTGCTTCGCAACTCTCTTTAAAATATCGAAATATGCTTCGTTTTCTTCGGAATCTAAAGATAAAAACTTCTCAGTCAATTCAATTACAATATAATCAGGTGGAACTTCATAGGCATGGATTTTTTCGAGAAACTCATCACTTAAAAGTACGGTGAAAGAAGGAGGGGAGAGGTTAATAAAAAGTTTTTTATTGGCAAGTTTTTTACTATTCTTTGAGAAATTGAAAAATACGTCAATGGCGTTCAAGGCACAAGTTTTTTCTAAATCTTTTAACAAGTTAAAGCTTTCTGCTAAAGTGAACAGAGTCTCGGGTTCATTATATCCTTCACCCAGTGAGCATCTCGCAAGAGCTTCAAAACCGTAAATTTGCTTATCCTTTAAATTTACTATAGGCTGAAAGACAAAATTAACATCTTTTTGCTCAATTATCCTTAAAAGAGCAGCCTTTTTATCATAATCTGCTTTTTCCAGCATCTTTCTCGCTTCAAACATCATTTTGTCTAATTCCCTTGCAATTTGCCTTTCACTTCTTAAAGTCGGAGCAGATTCCAATACTCGCTCTATTATGACAACAAAAGGTTCTGGAATTGCCAATTTTTCCCTGGCAATATAATTGTTTAATCTTCTTTTAATTTCTTCCTCCAAAAATTTTTTTACATCTTTTAGGAAATCTTTGTTTATTTTAATTTTACCTTTTGTGTCATACAAAACGAGAACTAAAGTCTCTCCCCCAGGTGCTAAAGAGGCGAGGATATACTCTTTGACCCCAATTTTACCCAAAGACAACTTTATTTTAGAGGAAGATTCATAAAGGATTTGGTCTAAATGTTCAAAAGTTACTATTTTTTCTAGTTCTTCACCATTTACTATTGTAATAAGAAGACAGCCGACGGGAATTCTGCGCTCTAACATTTTAACAACATCTTTATAAAATAACTCAATTAAAGGTAATCCGTTCACATGATCGTATAATGCACTTTTTAGCTTTAGGTATTCCAATTTTAGATCAACACTTATCCTTGGTTCCATATCAATTTTTATCCTCTAAAATTTCATCCACCCGACTTAACAATTCATTTGGCAAAAAAGGCTTTACAATGTAGTCTTTTACACCTTCCTTTAAGCCTATAAGTTTATCTTCGGCATCAGCCCTCGCTGTTACAATGATTATTGGAATTTTACGGTATCTTTCGTTGCCCCTTGTAAGCCATATGAAGTCCCATCCATCCATTTGAGGCATCATAATGTCAAGGATTATAAGATCAATTTTGGTTTTATCAAGTATTGAAAATCCTTCTTTTACGC is from bacterium and encodes:
- a CDS encoding EAL domain-containing protein, which encodes MEPRISVDLKLEYLKLKSALYDHVNGLPLIELFYKDVVKMLERRIPVGCLLITIVNGEELEKIVTFEHLDQILYESSSKIKLSLGKIGVKEYILASLAPGGETLVLVLYDTKGKIKINKDFLKDVKKFLEEEIKRRLNNYIAREKLAIPEPFVVIIERVLESAPTLRSERQIARELDKMMFEARKMLEKADYDKKAALLRIIEQKDVNFVFQPIVNLKDKQIYGFEALARCSLGEGYNEPETLFTLAESFNLLKDLEKTCALNAIDVFFNFSKNSKKLANKKLFINLSPPSFTVLLSDEFLEKIHAYEVPPDYIVIELTEKFLSLDSEENEAYFDILKRVAKQIGFEIAVDDVGTGYSTLERVASLSPHYIKYDRVLFKNIHKDPVKQELLKTIFDFSKKINSKLIVEGVENNKDYEFAVKLGIEFMQGFLFGRPLKLG
- a CDS encoding response regulator translates to MKKILVIDDEPDILELIKDILKNKYEVYPSESVKEGFSILDKTKIDLIILDIMMPQMDGWDFIWLTRGNERYRKIPIIIVTARADAEDKLIGLKEGVKDYIVKPFLPNELLSRVDEILEDKN